From one Haloferax marinisediminis genomic stretch:
- a CDS encoding SMP-30/gluconolactonase/LRE family protein, translating to MTLFTSRRTMLKALGVGGMTLAAGCLAASEPTTAATQVQSDDTAVGQLELLYEFARPTPQMTFPGELPENVAIDASGNKYVSIASLGHVWKFGPDNELEQPNAAEGVPPFAVFPVSGTFLVGTIGLEVDADGTVYVCFASDFDKLEEDPGESATNGIWTVKEGEAPELFAEITPLAAGALTFPNDLVLFDDSLLVTDSLSGVVWQVRKDEATVWSDSPLLAGGEDFGADGIQVSRDGATVYVTNIARGSIVAIPVNEDGTAGEASVFVDGLAGPDGLAMDVDGNLYVADNRGNQIVRVSPDANVEVLAQNDGQDDEDTDDDGEQEQNGDQDQDRDRDGDQDGEQDQDRDRDQDCVTEDGAPVLDSPADVTFGTTEGEETSVFIVNLAFSADPKPSLMKLDVGIQGFPATE from the coding sequence ATGACACTATTCACATCACGGAGAACGATGTTGAAGGCACTCGGGGTAGGCGGGATGACGCTTGCCGCCGGCTGTCTGGCTGCGAGCGAACCGACGACTGCGGCGACGCAGGTGCAATCGGATGATACTGCTGTAGGACAGCTAGAACTCCTGTACGAGTTCGCTCGTCCGACCCCACAGATGACGTTCCCCGGTGAACTTCCGGAGAACGTCGCAATCGACGCGAGCGGAAACAAGTACGTGAGCATCGCGTCGCTCGGGCACGTCTGGAAGTTCGGCCCCGACAACGAGCTCGAACAACCGAACGCCGCCGAGGGTGTTCCACCCTTCGCGGTGTTCCCCGTCAGTGGAACCTTCCTCGTCGGGACCATCGGGCTCGAAGTCGACGCCGACGGGACTGTGTACGTCTGTTTCGCGAGCGACTTCGACAAACTCGAAGAAGACCCAGGCGAATCTGCGACGAACGGTATCTGGACGGTGAAGGAAGGAGAAGCGCCCGAACTGTTCGCAGAGATTACGCCGCTCGCAGCGGGTGCGCTCACGTTCCCCAACGACCTCGTACTCTTCGACGATTCCCTCCTCGTCACGGATAGCCTCAGCGGCGTGGTCTGGCAGGTTCGAAAAGACGAGGCAACAGTGTGGTCCGACAGCCCACTTCTCGCCGGGGGCGAAGACTTTGGTGCCGACGGGATTCAGGTCTCGAGAGACGGAGCGACCGTCTACGTGACCAACATCGCTCGCGGCTCTATCGTCGCGATTCCAGTCAACGAAGATGGGACCGCAGGAGAAGCGTCTGTGTTCGTCGATGGACTGGCGGGTCCAGACGGTCTGGCGATGGACGTCGACGGAAACCTCTACGTCGCTGACAACAGAGGCAACCAAATCGTCCGTGTCTCGCCTGACGCAAACGTCGAGGTACTCGCGCAGAACGACGGACAGGACGACGAAGATACTGACGACGACGGAGAGCAAGAGCAGAACGGAGACCAAGACCAGGATAGAGACCGGGACGGAGACCAAGACGGTGAGCAGGACCAAGACAGAGACAGAGACCAAGACTGCGTGACTGAAGACGGGGCCCCCGTTCTCGACAGCCCTGCAGACGTGACGTTTGGAACTACCGAGGGTGAAGAGACGTCCGTCTTCATCGTCAACCTCGCGTTCTCGGCCGACCCGAAACCGAGTCTGATGAAACTCGACGTCGGAATCCAAGGATTCCCTGCCACCGAATAA
- a CDS encoding phospholipase D-like domain-containing protein, translated as MFHRVALVVIVLAAVAPTPIAATTGPPSTPTTDPPEAHIVAALPDPATPDDRGEFVVVTAPEGANLTLDDGEQRTSFVAPGGAVAVTTDSRATADLTNHPVVSPGLDLANSGETVTLSVDGHVVDRLVYDRSREGALLERRDGVWQWWPRTLPRRPVSTHGSAEATLFVLPDSPTVPLTTLRTADERILLAGYVVSSPRVADALVAAHERGVHVEVLVDDAPVGGFPEASARVLDRLAASGVTVRVVGDPHSFHHAKYAVVDDEALITTENWKPAGTGGSKSRGWGVVVDSPSVATDLASTFADDAALPATRRWELFRTGRQFVVTDVANGSFPARVAPKTVRVDSIAVILAPDNAEQAVVDRLDGADRRIDVIQPSVEGDGPFVVALKRAAKRGVRVRLLLGSAWYVDDDNRELADRLNRWADRTGNPLSVRLARPAGRYGAVHAKGVVADDTVVVGSLNWNRHSARKNREVAVALVDPAAATYYREVFDADWNASERGGRPSLVVAAVAAVLVGLAALRRVEFEG; from the coding sequence GTGTTCCACCGGGTCGCCCTCGTCGTCATCGTACTCGCCGCCGTCGCCCCCACACCGATTGCGGCCACCACCGGTCCACCCAGTACACCCACGACCGACCCACCTGAGGCCCACATCGTCGCCGCGCTCCCCGACCCGGCAACTCCCGACGACCGTGGGGAGTTCGTCGTCGTCACCGCGCCTGAGGGGGCCAACCTCACCCTCGACGACGGCGAACAGCGAACGTCCTTCGTCGCCCCCGGTGGAGCAGTCGCCGTCACAACGGACTCCAGAGCAACGGCGGACCTCACGAACCACCCCGTCGTCTCTCCCGGTCTCGACCTCGCGAACAGCGGCGAAACGGTCACGCTCAGCGTGGACGGCCACGTCGTCGACCGACTCGTCTACGACAGGAGCCGAGAGGGGGCACTGCTCGAACGCCGCGATGGAGTGTGGCAGTGGTGGCCGCGAACGCTTCCGAGGCGACCCGTCTCGACACACGGTTCGGCCGAGGCGACACTCTTCGTCCTCCCTGACTCGCCCACGGTTCCACTGACGACGCTCCGAACTGCCGACGAACGTATCCTCCTCGCCGGCTACGTGGTCTCGTCGCCACGCGTTGCTGACGCACTCGTGGCCGCCCACGAGCGAGGAGTTCACGTCGAAGTGCTCGTAGATGACGCCCCCGTTGGCGGGTTCCCCGAAGCGTCGGCCCGCGTCCTCGACAGACTCGCCGCGTCGGGAGTCACGGTGCGCGTCGTCGGTGACCCGCACTCGTTTCACCACGCGAAGTACGCCGTCGTCGACGACGAGGCACTCATCACCACGGAGAACTGGAAACCCGCCGGGACGGGCGGGTCGAAGAGTCGTGGATGGGGTGTCGTCGTCGATTCACCGAGCGTCGCAACCGACCTCGCATCGACGTTCGCGGACGATGCCGCTCTGCCCGCGACTCGCCGCTGGGAACTGTTTCGAACAGGCCGCCAGTTCGTCGTCACCGACGTGGCGAACGGGTCGTTCCCCGCTCGCGTGGCCCCGAAAACAGTTCGGGTCGACAGTATCGCCGTCATCCTCGCGCCGGACAACGCCGAACAGGCGGTCGTCGACCGACTGGACGGCGCAGACCGCCGAATCGACGTGATACAACCAAGTGTCGAAGGTGACGGTCCGTTCGTCGTCGCGTTGAAGCGAGCGGCGAAACGAGGCGTCCGCGTCCGGTTGTTGCTCGGAAGTGCGTGGTACGTCGACGACGACAACCGCGAACTCGCCGACCGGTTGAACCGATGGGCCGACCGAACTGGGAATCCACTCTCGGTTCGCCTCGCTCGCCCTGCGGGGCGCTACGGCGCGGTCCACGCAAAAGGCGTCGTCGCCGACGATACCGTCGTCGTCGGCAGTCTCAACTGGAATCGGCATTCTGCCCGCAAGAACCGGGAGGTAGCTGTTGCTCTCGTGGACCCCGCAGCGGCGACGTATTATCGTGAGGTGTTCGACGCCGACTGGAACGCGAGCGAGCGAGGAGGACGACCATCACTCGTCGTCGCGGCCGTTGCGGCCGTCCTCGTCGGACTGGCGGCGCTCAGGAGGGTCGAGTTCGAAGGATGA
- a CDS encoding DHH family phosphoesterase — translation MSDEHAGDSGADSGPNSDSRPIVYDLAPNCTVEDTEIDAYYHAVVNGVVEYGIFVDISDSVSGLIHESNLSTDYEVGDRLVVRLEEVRENGDIAFAEETPDNYRTLIVEHEPTITPISDLAVGETVTIEGIVAQIKQTGGPTVFRIADDSGIVAAAAFEEAGVRAFPQVDLDDVIRMSGTVEDHEGTRQLEVDNLSVLEDEAGEEARERIDAALDERAEPEAVEPLVEWPAFEKLRDDLEDVARLLRRTVLEGRPIRVRHHADGDGMCASVPVQLALERLITEVHDDPDASRHLFKRLPSKAPFYEMEDVTRDLNFALEGRARHGQRLPFLLMLDNGSTEEDVPAYENLAHYDVPIAVVDHHHPDPDAVNPLLDAHVNPYLHDEDYRITTGMMCVELARMIHSDVTDELRHVPAVAGLSDRSKAEVMDDYIALAEAEGYDREELLDVGEALDYAAHWLRYNDGASIVNDVLNVGCDDETRHRELVEFLSSRAERDVERQLEAAEPHLEHERLDSGANLYRIDLDKWAHRFTYPAPGKTTGKLHDQKVRETGEPVITIGYGPDFAVLRSDGVRLDIPRMVAELNEEVVGGGVSGGGHLVVGSIKFVSGMREEVIDTLVEKMAEADIDEELSTTA, via the coding sequence ATGAGCGACGAGCACGCCGGGGATTCCGGCGCCGACTCGGGTCCGAATTCGGACTCACGACCTATCGTCTACGATCTTGCACCGAACTGTACCGTAGAAGACACCGAAATCGACGCGTACTACCACGCCGTGGTTAACGGCGTCGTCGAGTACGGCATCTTCGTCGACATCTCTGATTCGGTCTCTGGACTCATCCACGAGTCGAACCTCTCGACAGACTACGAGGTTGGCGACCGCCTCGTCGTCCGTCTGGAAGAAGTCCGAGAGAACGGCGACATCGCGTTCGCCGAGGAGACGCCCGACAACTACCGGACGCTGATTGTCGAACACGAACCGACCATCACGCCCATCTCCGACCTCGCGGTCGGTGAGACGGTCACCATCGAGGGTATCGTCGCCCAAATCAAGCAGACTGGCGGCCCGACTGTGTTCCGCATCGCCGACGACTCGGGTATCGTCGCTGCCGCCGCCTTCGAAGAGGCCGGCGTCCGTGCGTTCCCACAGGTCGACTTAGACGACGTCATCCGCATGAGCGGGACCGTCGAAGACCACGAAGGAACGCGACAACTCGAAGTCGACAACCTGTCTGTCCTCGAAGACGAGGCGGGCGAGGAAGCACGCGAGCGAATCGACGCTGCACTCGACGAGCGCGCCGAACCCGAGGCCGTCGAACCCCTCGTGGAGTGGCCAGCGTTCGAAAAACTCCGTGACGACCTCGAAGATGTCGCCCGACTCCTGCGCCGGACGGTCCTCGAAGGGCGCCCAATCCGCGTCCGTCACCACGCCGACGGTGACGGCATGTGTGCGTCTGTTCCGGTTCAACTGGCCCTCGAACGACTCATCACCGAGGTCCACGACGACCCAGACGCCTCGCGGCACCTGTTCAAGCGCTTGCCCAGTAAGGCACCATTCTACGAGATGGAAGACGTCACGCGCGACCTGAACTTCGCGCTGGAAGGCCGCGCCCGCCACGGCCAGCGACTTCCGTTCCTCCTCATGCTCGACAACGGGTCGACCGAAGAGGACGTCCCCGCCTACGAGAACCTCGCCCACTACGACGTTCCCATCGCCGTCGTCGACCACCACCACCCCGACCCCGACGCGGTCAACCCGCTCCTCGACGCCCACGTCAATCCGTACCTCCACGACGAGGACTACCGCATCACGACGGGCATGATGTGCGTCGAACTCGCGCGGATGATTCACTCCGACGTGACCGACGAACTGCGTCACGTGCCCGCTGTCGCCGGTCTCTCGGACCGCTCGAAGGCCGAGGTCATGGACGACTACATCGCGCTGGCCGAAGCGGAAGGCTACGACCGTGAAGAACTCCTCGACGTGGGTGAGGCACTCGACTACGCCGCACACTGGCTTCGCTACAACGACGGCGCATCCATCGTCAACGACGTGCTCAACGTCGGGTGCGACGACGAGACGCGCCACCGCGAACTCGTCGAGTTCCTCTCGTCTCGCGCCGAGCGCGACGTCGAACGGCAGCTCGAAGCGGCCGAACCCCACCTCGAACACGAACGGCTCGACAGTGGTGCGAACCTCTACCGCATCGACCTCGACAAGTGGGCCCACCGGTTTACCTACCCTGCACCGGGGAAGACCACGGGCAAACTCCACGACCAGAAGGTTCGCGAGACGGGCGAGCCGGTCATCACTATCGGCTACGGCCCCGACTTCGCCGTCCTCCGGTCCGACGGCGTCCGCCTCGACATCCCGCGGATGGTCGCCGAACTGAACGAGGAAGTCGTCGGCGGCGGCGTCTCCGGTGGCGGCCACCTCGTCGTCGGTTCGATTAAGTTCGTCAGCGGCATGCGCGAGGAAGTTATCGACACACTCGTCGAGAAGATGGCCGAAGCAGATATCGACGAAGAACTCTCGACGACGGCGTAA
- a CDS encoding fructosamine kinase family protein, with translation MTLSRDIIDRVTRALGRDATAVSTTELDGGHVGRVYRLDFAERNPVVVKVGETPLDVEAAMLDSLSRAGLPVPQVYVADSDFLVLEYVEGTSTLDERAQRDLAAQLAALHETTAPAFGFPFDTLSGPYRQPNPWTDSWVEFFRDQRLLPWCEAAMSAGLPTSTADRIDAVASDLDFLLTEPSAPRLVHGDVWPANLRVRDGRVVAFLDPACYYAHPEVELAYIDWVDGAGDAFFDAYDERRPLDPGFFEERAPVYALFPLLEHVRVFGSEYVPAVRDVLDELGY, from the coding sequence GTGACGCTCTCACGGGACATCATCGACCGCGTGACGCGTGCGCTCGGACGCGACGCGACTGCCGTGTCGACGACAGAACTCGACGGGGGCCACGTCGGACGAGTCTACCGACTCGACTTCGCGGAGCGGAACCCGGTCGTCGTCAAAGTCGGAGAGACACCACTCGATGTCGAAGCCGCGATGCTCGATTCCCTCTCTCGGGCCGGCCTCCCGGTTCCACAGGTGTACGTGGCCGACTCCGACTTCCTCGTCCTCGAGTACGTTGAGGGAACGTCGACACTCGACGAACGGGCCCAACGTGACCTCGCCGCTCAGCTCGCCGCACTTCACGAAACGACCGCTCCGGCGTTCGGATTTCCGTTCGACACGCTCTCTGGGCCGTATCGACAACCGAACCCGTGGACCGACTCGTGGGTCGAGTTCTTCCGTGACCAGCGACTCCTCCCGTGGTGCGAAGCAGCGATGTCAGCAGGGCTTCCGACGTCGACTGCCGACCGAATCGACGCCGTCGCCTCGGACCTCGATTTCCTCCTTACGGAGCCATCGGCACCGCGACTCGTCCACGGCGACGTGTGGCCAGCCAACCTTCGCGTCCGAGACGGCCGAGTCGTCGCGTTTCTCGACCCAGCGTGTTACTACGCACATCCAGAAGTCGAACTCGCGTACATCGACTGGGTCGATGGGGCCGGTGACGCCTTCTTCGACGCCTACGACGAACGGCGACCTCTCGACCCCGGGTTCTTCGAGGAGCGCGCCCCCGTCTACGCACTCTTCCCGCTTCTCGAACACGTCCGCGTGTTCGGGTCGGAGTACGTCCCGGCAGTTCGAGACGTGCTGGACGAACTTGGCTACTGA
- a CDS encoding Mov34/MPN/PAD-1 family protein — translation MRLFRSREVIGIAAETLDFALEAAAETHPNEYMGLLRGEDATRLGLDRDGLVVTDVLVIPGTVSDPYSATVRNDLVPNDFRAVGSIHSHPNGVLRPSDADLDTFGSGTAHIIMGHPYGPNDWETFDQSGDPRDLPVIDVDLPDPESFFDFTQEDIDAELDR, via the coding sequence ATGCGACTCTTCCGGTCGCGAGAGGTCATCGGAATCGCCGCCGAGACCCTCGACTTCGCGCTCGAGGCCGCTGCGGAGACACATCCGAACGAGTACATGGGACTCCTCCGTGGCGAGGATGCGACCCGACTCGGCCTCGACCGCGACGGCCTCGTCGTGACAGACGTACTGGTCATTCCGGGGACCGTCTCGGACCCCTACAGTGCGACCGTCAGGAACGACCTCGTCCCGAACGACTTCCGGGCCGTCGGGTCGATTCACTCGCACCCGAACGGTGTCCTCCGCCCGAGCGACGCGGACCTCGACACCTTCGGAAGCGGGACCGCGCACATCATCATGGGTCACCCGTACGGACCGAACGACTGGGAGACGTTCGACCAGTCTGGCGACCCACGTGACCTCCCGGTCATCGACGTCGACCTCCCGGACCCAGAATCGTTCTTCGACTTCACACAGGAAGATATCGACGCTGAGTTAGACCGATGA
- a CDS encoding adenylyltransferase/cytidyltransferase family protein → MRRVIAQGTFDILHPGHVHYLSDAKAMGDELHVIIARRENVTHKPKPILDDRQRRDMVAALDVVDEAHLGHPEDIFVPIEEIDPSVIVLGYDQHHDEAALKDALTERGIDCEVARATPRDKTYDDELLSTGRIIDRIIDRRC, encoded by the coding sequence ATGAGACGAGTTATCGCACAGGGAACGTTCGACATCCTCCACCCGGGCCACGTCCACTACCTGTCGGACGCGAAAGCGATGGGCGACGAACTGCACGTCATCATCGCGCGCAGAGAGAACGTGACACACAAGCCGAAACCGATACTCGACGACCGACAGCGACGCGACATGGTCGCTGCCCTCGACGTCGTCGACGAAGCACACCTCGGCCATCCCGAGGATATCTTCGTCCCTATCGAGGAGATTGACCCCAGCGTCATCGTCCTCGGCTACGACCAACACCACGACGAGGCGGCACTCAAGGACGCACTCACCGAGCGTGGCATCGACTGCGAAGTCGCTCGGGCGACTCCACGCGACAAGACCTACGACGACGAACTCCTCTCGACAGGGCGCATCATCGACCGTATCATCGACCGTCGGTGCTGA
- the coxB gene encoding cytochrome c oxidase subunit II, whose protein sequence is MRKTRFALASLFAAVVMALVATPAAAQASTTVELINQLNGKLLYVAIPITVMVEAILLYTVIKFRNSERALPTRENRRLEITWTIATAIILLFVGVASYGVLANEDVTYQGNDIDADNDPVVVTAEAYQWGWNMYYPEEGNFTSGSEIVIPKDRPVYFQVTSQDVIHGFAVPELGLKQDAMPGKMNTIRTVATEEGTYQGYCTEYCGVAHSQMYFTVEVVSEEEYQNWLDEQQSSE, encoded by the coding sequence ATGAGAAAGACGCGCTTCGCGCTCGCGTCCCTGTTTGCAGCGGTCGTGATGGCACTCGTCGCCACCCCCGCCGCCGCGCAGGCGTCCACTACGGTTGAGCTTATCAACCAGTTGAACGGGAAGCTTCTGTACGTCGCTATCCCGATTACCGTGATGGTCGAGGCCATCCTCCTCTACACGGTAATCAAATTCCGCAACAGCGAGCGCGCACTGCCGACCAGGGAGAACCGCCGACTCGAAATCACGTGGACCATCGCCACCGCCATCATCCTGCTGTTCGTCGGCGTCGCCTCCTACGGCGTGCTGGCCAACGAGGACGTCACCTACCAGGGTAACGACATCGATGCGGACAACGACCCGGTCGTCGTCACGGCAGAGGCGTACCAGTGGGGTTGGAACATGTACTACCCCGAAGAGGGTAACTTCACCTCGGGCTCCGAAATCGTCATCCCGAAAGACCGTCCGGTGTACTTCCAGGTGACCTCACAAGACGTGATACACGGGTTCGCCGTCCCTGAACTCGGCCTCAAGCAGGACGCGATGCCCGGCAAGATGAACACCATCCGGACTGTCGCCACTGAAGAAGGCACCTACCAGGGCTACTGTACTGAGTACTGTGGTGTCGCACACTCGCAGATGTACTTCACCGTCGAAGTCGTCTCCGAAGAAGAGTACCAGAACTGGCTCGACGAGCAGCAGTCCAGCGAGTAA
- the cyoE gene encoding heme o synthase — MATTRASNTFHGLLAATAMGVYVLLLVGATTALTDATAACAAWPACGDGFTLPSTLDGWVAFGHRIAAVLVGLLALVTLVSVWRSDASRRVKATVTVSAALYPAQAGLGAVVATVGASALLSTLHLVVGMAIFGGLLVALAWTLEEVTGDPSDKPVGSPSMAPPTDDGERPPIPTDPVARAKATAWAYFRLMKPRLMWLLCLVASAAMTLAGTVSPGLTPQVIAATLGGGVLSIGASGTFNHVLERDIDRRMQRTSDRPLAVDLVPVRNAVAFGVLLAVASVALFASVNWLAAVLGLVAIAFYSVVYTLILKPNTVQNTVIGGAAGALPALIGWVAVTGEIGLGGLVLATVIFLWTPAHFYNLALAYKDDYARGGFPMMPVVRGETETRKHIVWWLGATLIAAAGLAVMDALGVVYFLTSVIFGGAFLYFVVRLHYERDDTAAFRAFHASNAYLGMLLLAIVVDTLAL; from the coding sequence GTGGCCACGACGCGCGCTTCCAACACGTTCCATGGCCTACTCGCTGCGACGGCGATGGGAGTCTACGTCTTACTCCTCGTCGGCGCGACGACGGCGCTCACCGATGCGACTGCTGCGTGTGCCGCGTGGCCCGCGTGCGGCGACGGATTCACACTCCCGTCGACGCTCGACGGCTGGGTCGCGTTCGGTCACCGCATCGCCGCCGTTCTCGTCGGTCTCTTGGCACTCGTGACGCTCGTCTCCGTCTGGCGCTCGGATGCGTCCCGGCGAGTCAAAGCCACAGTGACCGTCTCGGCGGCGCTCTACCCGGCGCAGGCCGGACTGGGCGCAGTCGTCGCAACCGTTGGCGCCAGTGCACTGCTCTCGACACTCCACCTCGTGGTGGGGATGGCAATCTTCGGCGGCCTCCTCGTCGCGCTCGCGTGGACACTCGAAGAAGTAACCGGAGACCCCTCCGACAAACCCGTCGGGTCGCCCTCGATGGCGCCGCCGACGGACGACGGAGAACGCCCACCGATACCCACAGACCCAGTCGCACGAGCGAAGGCGACGGCGTGGGCGTACTTCCGCCTGATGAAACCGCGGTTGATGTGGCTCCTGTGTCTCGTCGCGTCGGCGGCGATGACGCTCGCGGGCACGGTCTCGCCCGGGCTCACGCCACAGGTCATCGCGGCGACGCTCGGCGGTGGCGTCCTCTCTATCGGCGCGTCGGGGACGTTCAACCACGTCCTCGAACGTGACATCGACCGCCGGATGCAACGGACGAGCGACCGACCACTGGCAGTGGACCTCGTCCCCGTCCGCAACGCGGTCGCGTTCGGCGTGCTGTTGGCAGTGGCGTCGGTGGCGCTCTTTGCGTCCGTCAACTGGCTCGCGGCCGTCCTCGGACTCGTCGCAATCGCGTTCTACAGCGTCGTCTACACGCTCATCTTGAAGCCAAACACCGTGCAGAACACGGTCATCGGCGGCGCGGCGGGCGCGCTTCCGGCACTCATCGGATGGGTCGCGGTCACCGGGGAGATCGGCCTCGGCGGCCTCGTCCTCGCTACCGTCATCTTCCTGTGGACGCCGGCGCACTTCTACAACCTCGCGCTGGCGTACAAGGACGACTACGCTCGCGGTGGCTTCCCGATGATGCCCGTCGTTCGCGGTGAGACCGAGACACGAAAGCACATCGTCTGGTGGCTCGGCGCAACCCTCATCGCCGCCGCCGGGCTCGCCGTCATGGACGCACTCGGTGTCGTCTACTTCCTGACGAGCGTCATCTTCGGCGGCGCGTTCCTCTACTTCGTGGTGCGTCTGCACTACGAACGCGACGACACCGCAGCGTTCCGCGCATTCCACGCCTCGAACGCGTACCTCGGGATGTTGCTCCTCGCCATCGTCGTCGACACCCTCGCCCTCTGA
- a CDS encoding DUF7546 family protein gives MATATALPRPSRSSLLRAAFAVNTTLILAFVYLLFTDASVGAPRYAIYGVTWVVVGLWVLFDTRVPTASTETKRRAAAIALGYFALLAVAGGLVTAPVPGGTEGLRVAFLPPGWGPALVYGGDLFNLILMPARVIGYAALAFLVYDTVVEAAGAAVSGLVGLFSCVSCSWPILTSLATSVFGSGTALALTVTTFSYDLSTLVFLVTVVLLRWRPGFGK, from the coding sequence ATGGCAACTGCAACCGCACTCCCCCGCCCGTCGCGGTCCAGCCTCCTCCGTGCAGCGTTCGCCGTGAACACGACGCTCATTCTAGCGTTCGTCTACCTGCTGTTCACAGACGCGAGCGTCGGCGCGCCCCGATACGCCATCTACGGCGTCACGTGGGTCGTCGTCGGCCTCTGGGTCCTGTTCGACACGCGAGTGCCGACCGCGTCGACCGAAACGAAACGACGTGCGGCCGCGATTGCACTCGGATACTTCGCACTCTTGGCGGTCGCCGGCGGTCTCGTCACCGCACCGGTTCCGGGTGGTACAGAGGGCCTCCGCGTCGCGTTCCTCCCGCCGGGATGGGGACCAGCACTCGTCTACGGTGGTGACCTGTTCAACCTCATCCTCATGCCGGCGCGCGTCATCGGCTACGCCGCCCTCGCCTTCCTCGTCTACGACACCGTCGTCGAAGCGGCGGGCGCGGCAGTCTCGGGTCTCGTCGGCCTCTTCTCGTGCGTCTCGTGTTCGTGGCCGATTCTCACGTCGCTCGCGACGAGCGTCTTCGGTAGTGGGACGGCGCTGGCGCTGACGGTGACGACGTTCTCGTACGACCTCTCGACGCTCGTCTTCCTCGTCACCGTTGTCTTGCTCCGGTGGCGACCCGGATTTGGCAAGTAG
- a CDS encoding SelT/SelW/SelH family protein gives MTDVEIEYCVPCGFLGRAEEIQHHLLQQFGQRLDRVALVTGDHGVLTVSVDGERIWDKSEDEYDPDLILRRVRPHVGT, from the coding sequence ATGACCGACGTCGAAATCGAGTACTGCGTCCCCTGTGGCTTCCTCGGCCGCGCCGAAGAGATACAACATCACCTCCTCCAGCAGTTCGGCCAACGACTGGACCGCGTCGCACTCGTGACGGGCGACCACGGCGTCCTCACCGTCTCCGTCGACGGCGAACGCATCTGGGACAAATCCGAAGACGAGTACGACCCAGACCTGATTCTCCGGCGGGTTCGTCCGCACGTCGGCACGTGA
- a CDS encoding aldo/keto reductase has translation MSLDYRRLGSTGTRVSELCFGTWRFGRRTGGVLETDEEDAHELLDTYEELGGNFIDTANVYGDPNGTSEEYIGNWLAERDREDYVVASKVYFPFDEDNPNSRGLSRTHIRNQIEGTLDRLGTDYLDLYYIHRWDDETPIEETLQTLNALVEEGKVNYLGASTMAAWQLTKALWKSDVNDYARFDVTQPLFHAGYYEDVKDYLDVCGDQEIAVCPYSPLAGGFLTGKYERADPDDPSAYVAPDGSRGSFDERFEKFYLSERGWHVLDEVRAVADEVDASPAQVALRWLMDYPEATVVPIVGARTTEQLRENVGAADVDLSTDQWERIMNARYDEEGRRWGH, from the coding sequence ATGAGCCTCGACTATCGACGACTCGGTTCGACAGGAACCCGCGTCTCCGAACTGTGTTTCGGGACGTGGCGCTTCGGTCGACGAACTGGCGGCGTCTTAGAGACGGACGAGGAGGACGCGCACGAACTCCTCGACACCTACGAGGAACTCGGTGGCAACTTCATCGATACCGCCAACGTCTACGGCGACCCCAACGGCACGTCAGAGGAGTACATCGGGAACTGGCTCGCCGAGCGTGACCGCGAGGACTACGTCGTCGCCTCGAAGGTGTACTTCCCCTTCGACGAGGACAACCCGAACAGTCGCGGTCTCTCCCGAACCCACATCCGCAACCAAATCGAGGGGACGCTCGACCGCCTCGGAACTGACTACCTCGACCTCTACTACATCCACCGCTGGGACGACGAGACGCCCATCGAAGAGACGCTCCAGACGCTGAACGCACTCGTCGAAGAGGGCAAGGTGAACTACCTCGGTGCTTCCACGATGGCGGCGTGGCAACTCACGAAGGCGCTCTGGAAGTCCGACGTGAACGACTACGCCCGCTTCGACGTGACCCAACCGCTGTTCCACGCCGGCTACTACGAGGACGTCAAAGACTACCTCGACGTCTGTGGCGACCAAGAGATTGCCGTCTGTCCGTACTCGCCGCTCGCGGGTGGGTTCCTCACCGGAAAGTACGAACGCGCCGACCCGGACGACCCCTCCGCGTACGTCGCTCCCGACGGCTCACGTGGTTCGTTCGACGAGCGATTCGAGAAGTTCTACCTCTCCGAGCGCGGGTGGCACGTCCTCGACGAAGTTCGCGCCGTCGCGGACGAAGTCGACGCCAGTCCTGCACAGGTCGCGCTCCGATGGCTCATGGACTACCCAGAGGCGACTGTCGTGCCAATCGTCGGCGCACGGACGACCGAGCAACTTCGTGAGAACGTCGGTGCGGCCGACGTCGACCTCTCGACGGACCAGTGGGAGCGCATCATGAACGCCCGCTACGACGAGGAAGGTCGGCGCTGGGGTCACTGA